In Thermodesulfitimonas autotrophica, the following proteins share a genomic window:
- a CDS encoding CtsR family transcriptional regulator — MGRLADEIERYIKELLAESPTGQVEVRRNALALRFGCVPAQINYVLSTRFTIWHGFYVESRRGGGGFLRISKLPPGSPDALVYETLRICGDEVSQIQALALIERLRAAGLISGREANLMREVVSTGLKEVVLPLRNRIRAVLLRVMLTALFGREGQSGN, encoded by the coding sequence ATGGGAAGGCTTGCTGACGAGATCGAGCGGTACATCAAGGAGTTGCTGGCGGAAAGCCCCACCGGTCAGGTGGAGGTCCGCCGCAACGCGCTGGCCCTCCGTTTTGGCTGTGTGCCGGCGCAGATAAACTATGTGCTCAGCACCCGTTTTACTATCTGGCACGGTTTTTACGTCGAGAGTCGGCGTGGCGGCGGAGGCTTCCTGCGGATTTCGAAGCTGCCGCCGGGCAGCCCTGACGCGCTTGTCTACGAAACGCTCAGGATTTGCGGGGACGAGGTGTCGCAAATTCAGGCGCTGGCGCTGATCGAACGACTGCGGGCGGCGGGGCTGATCAGCGGGCGGGAGGCGAATCTCATGCGGGAAGTCGTTTCCACCGGGTTAAAGGAGGTGGTGCTACCGCTGCGCAACCGGATTCGCGCCGTGTTGCTGCGGGTGATGTTAACCGCTCTCTTCGGGCGCGAGGGGCAGAGCGGAAACTGA